DNA from Amycolatopsis sp. DSM 110486:
TCTGCGCTCGCTCCAGCACGAGTTCGAGCTCCAGGACCGTCGGCACCGTGGTTTCCCTGAGCCGCCACACGATTCCGGACATCTTCAGCGACAGCCCCCACGTGACCGCGTCGGCCGCGTCGACCAGCTCCTGCAACGCTCGACGCTCACCGGCCGGAAGCCCCGGCCGATGTGCAGGACTGTCCCCGGACGTGGGGGCCCTGCCGCCACCCGACGTGGCGGCAGGGGTCTGGGCGTGAGCAGTCACGGCTCAGCACTTCACCTTCGGCCGCTGACGGTCCTCGTAGTCCTCCAGCACCAACGGCTCCGCGTTTTCGCGCGACGCCAGCGGGATCCCCAGGGCTTTCCGGATCTTGTAGTCGCACCCCGCGCACGTCGGATCGAGCCACGGCTTGTCCGGCGTGTGCACATCCGCCTCGCCGACCTCCAGCCGGTAGCCGCACAGCGTCTTGAACGTCGCGCCGAGGTCCAGCACCCCGCGATGCACGGCCTGCCTGGCGTGCCGCTTTCCCGCTGCCTGCTGCCACACGTACACGAAGCCCTCCCCGGCTGATCAGCTGCAGGCCATCGTTGCATGCAGCAAAGCAAGGATGCGATGCATGCATCGGTTGCGCAACCCTCACGCAGGCCGCGATCGGGTGAATAACCGACTACTCTCAGCCGCTACTATCTGCTGCATGGCCAGCAACATGCCCACGCCGCGATCGCGCGAGTTCGGTTCGATCCTGCGCAATGCCGCCCAAGCGAAGGGGTATTCGACCAGGCACCTCGGGACCCTGATCCGGCGCAACGGCTCGCATGTCTCGCGCTACTTCCAGGGATTGCTCATCCCCTCGGAAGCCGAGACTGGCGCGATCTGCGTGCACCTCGGCATCGAAGGCGAGGCTCTCGAGGCCCTGCTGCAGATTCGGCTGGAAGCCGCCGACCCCAACTGGGTCACCGGGGTCAACCGGCAGCTCGCCGTGCTGAGTGAATACGAAGCTGCGGCATCGCTGATCTTCACTGCGCAGGCGCAGCGCATTCCCGGGTTGCTTCAGGCTCGGACCTACGCTGAAACCTTGATGCGCGCAACGGGTGACACCGAGGAGCAGGTCAAGGCCGGTGCTGACTTTCGCATGGGCCGGCAGGAGAAGATGCTCGCCTCGAAGGTCGAAGCCACTTTCGTCATCGGCGAGTACGCGCTGCGCTACCCGGAGTGCGACGACACAGCGTGGACCGAGCAGTTGCGGTTCCTGATCGAAGTTGCGCAGCTGCCCCAGATCTCGATTCAGATCGTTCCCATGGCCGCGCTGTACACGCCGCTTCGCGATGGTGGGTTCGTGTTGATCGAGGGTGCCGAACCTGGCGCCGATGTGGTTTACCTGGAGCAGTATGCGAGTAGTTCCACATTGACTGCGGATCAGTACATCCGTGGGTACAAGGAAGCGGCGGAACAGCTCCGCCGTGATGCGATGAGTCCTGACGATTCGGTCAGGCTGATCGGCGAGTTGATCGAGGAGGTGGAGACAAGAGATGACAAGTGACTTCCACTGGCGGAAGTCGTCGTTCTCAGGGAACGCGCAGCAAGAATGCGTTGAGGTCGGGTTCCCTGTGGCGGGTCCGCTCGATGAGGTGGCTGTCCGGGACTCCAAGGATCCCGAAGGGGGCCACTTCGCGCTCTCGCCGGCCGGCTGGCGAGGGTTCCTGGCGAAGCTGACCCAGAACGCGTCCGTCCGCTAGTCGCACCAGGTGAGCAGCGGTGCCCCAGCTTCCCGACGATGCTGGGGCACCGCTGTTTTCGCCACCGGATCTTGGGCCGTTCGGGTCGGCCGCGCGCGAACACAGCGTTAATGCGGCGTGGCGGGCGCGGGCCAGGGCTTGCGGCGCGGGGAGTGAGTGCGGAGGCTCACACGGTGAGCGAACACGACTACGACCTGATCGTCATCGGCTCGGGCCCGGGTGGGCAGAAGGCCGCCATCGCGGCCGCGAAGCTGGGGAAGAAGGTGGCGGTCGTCGATCGCCACGACATGGTGGGCGGGGTGTGCGTCAACACCGGCACCATTCCGTCCAAGACACTGCGCGAGGCGGTCCTCTACCTGACGGGGATGAACCAGCGCGAGCTCTACGGCGCGAGCTATCGCGTGAAGCAGGACATCACCATCGCCGACCTCATGGCGCGCACCCAGCACGTGGTGGGGCGCGAGGTCCAGGTGGTCCGGGCCCAGCTGCTGCGCAACCACATCGACCTCGTGCCGGGCACGGGGTCGTTCGCCGATCCGCACACGGTGCTCGTCGAGGGCAAGCACGTCGGCGACCGGCGCACGGTGTCGGGCGACAACATCGTGATCGCCACGGGCACGCGGCCCGCGCGCCCCGCGAACGTCGACTTCGACGCCGCGCGCGTGCTCGACTCCGACGAGATCCTGCGGCTCGAGGCGATCCCGTCGTCGCTCGTGGTGGTGGGGGCGGGGGTGATCGGGATCGAGTACGCGTCGATGTTCGCCGCGCTCGGCTCGCGCGTGACAGTGGTCGAGCAGCGCGACCAGATGCTCGACTTCTGCGACCCGGAGATCGTGGAGTCGCTGAAGTTCCAGCTCCGCGACCTCGGCGTCACGTTCCGGTTCGGGGAGAAGGTGGCGAACGTCGCGGTCTCGGACGAGACGACCGTGACCACGCTCGTCAGCGGCAAGCGCATCCCGGCCGACGGCGTGATGTACTCCGCCGGCCGCCAGGGCATGACCCATGAGCTCGCCCTGGAGAACGCCGGCCTGCTGGCCGACCAGCGCGGGCGCCTGTCGGTCGACGAGCACTACCGCACCGAGGTGGAGCACATCTACGCCGTCGGCGACGTCATCGGCTTCCCCGCACTCGCCGCCACCTCGATGGACCAGGGCCGGCTCGCCGCGTACCACGCGTTCGGCGAACCCGCGAACGGCCTCGGCGCCCTGCAGCCCATCGGCATCTACACGATTCCGGAGATCTCCTACGTCGGCGCCACCGAGGCCCAGCTGACGTCGTCCTCGGTGCCGTACGAGGTCGGCATCTCCCGCTACCGCGAGCTCGCGCGCGGCCAGATCACCGGCGACAGCTACGGCATGCTGAAACTCCTGGTGTCCACAGTGGACCGCAAACTGCTGGGCGTCCACGTCTTCGGCACGGGCGCCACGGATCTCGTCCACATCGGCCAGGCCGTCATGGGCTGTGGCGGCACCGTCGACTACCTGGTGGACGCGGTGTTCAACTACCCGACGCTCTCGGAGGCGTACAAGGTCGCGGCCCTGGACGCGACGAACAAGATCCGGGCGCTGGACCGGTTCCCGATCTGAGGTCTTGGGGGGTTTGCGGGCGCCGCCGGGTTTCTCCCGGCGGCGCTCACCGCCGAGGTGACCAGCTCAGTGAAGCCTTGCGCGACGGGTTGCTGCTCGGATCCGTGCCGACGAGAAGGATGTGCACGTCCGAGCTCGGCGAGCCGGCCGGCTGTCGTTGGCAGGCATAGACAACTGCTTTGCTGTCGACTGGTTTGTGGTGGCCCGCCCACTCGAGGGCTTCGGTGGCCTCGCAGTTCGTCAGCTCGTACTCGGCCAGACTCCATTGTTCACCGCTGCCGGGCTCGGCAACCCTTGTCCAAAACTCGATCAAGTAGACCGGCGACTCGACAGTCACGACGTTCCCCGAGCCGTGGTAGCCCTCGGATACCTTCATCGGATGATCCTAGGCTCCGCAGGAAAGCGTCGCCTGTGGGCTGTCGACCGTGGCGGCCTGGGGGATGCCGTGCCATACCGCGCTCACCGTCGCCCGTCCGAACCACGTGGTCGTTGTGGTGTCAGAGCAGCTGAAACCGATTCGCCTGTTTTCGACTGACACTTGGCCGACATTGGTGGAAGTCGGCCCATCGCCGCGAGCGGTCGGGCTTCCGTCGGCGATGGCGAACATCTGCCCGGTCAGCGAGATCGTGTCCATGGGTTCAGAGCAGGTGAATTTCGGCTTGAACCCGACGACCTTCTTCGCCCCGGAGGTTCTCAGGTAGGTATTGCCCGTTTGCAGCTCACAGTGTGGAGCGGGCGCGGCGGTGGAAACGGTTGCCGGCGCGGGGCTCAGCGAAAAGAGTAGCGCCACAGCGGAGAACGTCTCTTTGATCATGAAACTCACGTTGATGATCTTGGTGGCATTCGGGTCTCAGTCTGCCGAGATCGCCGCTTGCGTGTAACGGCCGTTCACGCTGTGTGCCCTCCTGGCGCGGCCGGGCTTGGCCGGCGTGAGCGTTCGAACACCTGTTTGACACACAATAGAACATGTGTTCGACTGGACGGGTGCGATGGGAACGACAACGTGCAGGGGAGGGCGAGCCGATCCTGCCTGGTCTGGACGGGCTGGTGCGGTCCGTGCGGTCACCGGAGTTCGACGGCGTCACCTTTCACGAGGTGCACGCCAAGTCCGTGCTGAACCGGGTGCCCGACGGGTCGCAGGTGCCGTTCCGGTGGACCGTGAACCCGTACCGCGGGTGTTCCCACGCGTGCACGTATTGCCTTGAAGGCGGCACACCCGTGCTGATGGCCGACGGGCGCGCGAAGCCGATCGCCGACCTCCAGGTGGGGGAGCGGATCCTCGGCACGCGCGGCCACGGCGTCGCGCGGCGGCTGGTGCCCACGGAGGTGCTGGCGCACTGGACGACGGTGCGCGAGGCGTACCGCGTGACGCTCGACGACGGCACCGCGCTCGTCACCGGGCCCGACCACCGGTTCCTCAGCGCGCGTGGCTGGAAGTACGTCACGGGCAGCAAGCTGGGCGCGGCGCAGCGGCCGCACCTGGTCGAGGGCACGGAGCTCGTCGGCGGCGGCAAGTTCGTGCGCACACCCGACGACACGCTCGGCTACCGCGCCGGCTACCTGTGCGGGATGTTGCGCTCCGGCGGCTTCGCGACGGAGAAGGACGCGGCGGCGCGGGCGGTGCGGTACCTGCCCGATTTCGGTTCGTCCGTGGGTTTCATGAGCCTGCCGGCGAAGCCCGACGCGCACTGGGCGCGCGGGTTCCTCGCCGGGCTGTTCGACCTGGCGGGCGCGTACCGGCGCGGGGTGCTGTCGATCGCGCACGACGAGACCGACGTGGTCGACGCGATGTTCGCCGCGCTGGACCGGTTCTCGTTCGAGCACGAGACGGTCGGCCACCGCGAGTACGCCGGCCGGCGCCAGGCGCGGCTGACCGGCGGTGCCGGGGAAGTGTTGCGGTTCCTGCATCTGACCGATCCGGCCGTCGCGTGGAAGCGCTCTCTCGACGGCACGACGATCGGGTCCGTGCGGCGCGTCGTCACGTCCGTCGAGTCGCTCGGCCTGGAGCTGCCGCTGTTCGACATCACCACCGGCACCGGCGATTTCGTGGCCGACGGCATGGTGTCCCACAACTGTTTCGCCCGCAACACCCACACCTACCTCGACTTCGACGCGGGCCACGACTTCGACACCCAGGTCGTGGTGAAGGTCAACGCCCCGGAAGTCCTTGCCGCGCAACTGAAACGCCCCAGCTGGCAGCGCGAGCACGTGGCCATGGGCACCAACACCGACCCGTACCAGCGCGCCGAAGGCCGCTACCAGCTCATGCCCGGCATCATCCGCGCCCTGGCCGATTCGGGCACGCCGCTGTCGATCCTGTCGAAGGGCACGGTCCTCACCCGAGACCTGCCGCTGCTGGAGTCGGTCGCCAAGGACGTCCCGGTCAGCCTCGCGGTGTCCATCGCGTTGCTCGACCGCGAGCTGCAGCGCCGTCTCGAACCCGGCACCCCGAGCCCGCAGGCGCGGCTCGACCTCGTGCGCAAGGCGCGCGCGGCCGGCCTGCCGTGTTCCGTGCTCGTCGCGCCGGTGCTGCCGTACCTCACCGACTCGGTCGAGGCCCTCGACGCGCTGTTCACCGAACTCGCCGACGCGGGCGCCGACAGCGTCAGCGTCATCCCCCTCCACCTGCGCCCCGGCGCGCGCGAGTGGTTCGCGTCGTGGCTCGGCCGCAACCACCCCGCGCTGGTGCCACGCTACAAACGCCTCTACGCGCGCGGCAGCTACGTCGACCGCGCCTACCGCCAGCAACTCGGCGAACGCGTCGGCCCGCTGCTGCGCCGCCACGGCCTGGCCCCCAAAACGGGCTACAACCCCCGCACAGCCGCCGAACCGGAAGTCCCGGAGCCCCGGGTGGAAGCCCCACCACCCGCCGAACAGCTCCGCCTGCTCTGAGCGCGCCACCCGGCCTTCCCCGACCGGCGCGGTCAGCAGCGGTGACCCGGCCGCGCCGCCCCCCGAACGGCCGGGTCACCGTCCCCCTCTCGCGCTCGGGCCTGCTCTCCCGGCGGTCGGCGCGCTCCGCGCATGACCGCCGGCGGAGTTGTCCACACCTGCCCCGAGATGTGGACAGCTCGGTGGCCCAGCGGCGTTCTCGCCGTTTTTGTCGGGGGTGCCGGATAGACTGGACAAGGGACGCCCCCCGGGGAGGGCGGGGTGTGTCTTCCCCCGGCCGATGCCCACAACCGGCTCTCCGCCATCCCGGCTCACGGCGACTCAAACTGAGAGTCAAACCTGGTCGCCGCGCTCTCCCCACCATTCGTTAGCCTCTGTGTTCGGCGAAAACCCGTCGACGAACCCGTGAACCCGTGGGCTAAGGAGAGCAGTCGCAGTGCTCCGCACTCATCAAGCCGGCACCCTGCGTGCCGAGCAGGCCGGTCAGACCGTCACCCTCACCGGCTGGGTGGCGCGGCGGCGCGATCACGGCGGAGTCATCTTCATCGACCTCCGCGACGCCAGCGGGGTCGCCCAGGTGGTCTTCCGCGAGGGCGAGATGGCCGAGCGCGCGCACGCGCTGCGGTCGGAGTTCTGCGTGAAGATCGTCGGCGAGGTGTCGAAGCGGCCCGAGGGCAACGCGAACGCCGAGATCCCCACGGGCGAGATCGAGGTCCTCGTGACCGAGCTCGTGGTGCTGTCCGAGGCCGCGCCGCTGCCGTTCCCGATCGACGACCGCGTGGACGTCGGCGAAGAGGTGCGCCTGAAGTACCGCTACCTCGACCTGCGCCGCAGCGGCCCGGCGGCCGCGATGCGCCTGCGCAGCCAGGTCAGCCGTGCCGCGCGCGCCGTGCTCGACGAGCAGGACTTCGTCGAGGTCGAGACGCCGACGATGACCCGCTCCACCCCCGAGGGTGCCCGCGACTTCCTCGTGCCGGCGCGCCTCAAGCCCGGTTCCTGGTACGCGCTGCCGCAGTCGCCGCAGCTGTTCAAGCAGCTGCTCATGGTCGGTGGCCTCGAGCGCTACTACCAGATCGCGCGCTGCTACCGCGACGAAGACTTCCGCGCCGACCGCCAGCCGGAGTTCACGCAGCTCGACATCGAGATGAGCTTCGTCGACCAGGACGACGTGATCAAGCTCGGCGAGGACATCGTGTCCGCGCTGTGGAAGCTGATCGGCCACGAGATCCCGCGCCCGATCCCGCGCATCACCTACCACGAGGCCATGGCCAAGTACGGCTCCGACAAGCCGGACCTGCGCTTCGACCTCGAGATCACCGACATGACGGAGTTCTTCGCCGACACTCCGTTCCGCGTGTTCCAGGCGCCCTACGTGGGCGCGGTCGTGATGGCAGGCGGCGCCGACCAGCCGCGCCGCCAGCTCGACGCGTGGCAGGAGTGGGCCAAGCAGCGCGGCGCCCGCGGCCTCGCCTACATCCTCGTGAACGAAGACGGCACGCTCGGCGGCCCGGTCGCGAAGAACCTGTCGGAGACCGAGCGCGAGAACGTGGCCAAGGCCGCCGGCGCGAAGGCCGGCGACTGCATCTTCTTCGCCGCCGGCAAGACCGCCACGACCCAGGGGCTGCTCGGCGCCGCGCGCGACGAGATCGGCAAGCGCCTCGGCCTCATCGACGAGGACGCCTGGTCGTTCGTGTGGGTCGTCGACGCGCCGCTGTTCGCGCCGGTCGAGGACATCGGCGACGACGTGGCCGTCGGCTCGGGCAAGTGGACCGCCGTGCACCACGCCTTCACCTCGCCCACGCCGGAGTGGGTCGACAAGTTCGAGCAGGACCCGGGCGCCGCCCTGGCCTACGCCTACGACATCGTCTGCAACGGCAACGAGATCGGCGGCGGCTCGATCCGTATCCACCGCGGCGACGTGCAGAGGCGCGTGTTCGCGCTGATGGGCCTCGGCGAGGAGGAAGCGCAGGAGAAGTTCGGCTTCCTGCTCGACGCCTTCGCCTTCGGCCCGCCGCCCCACGGCGGCATCGCGTTCGGCTGGGACCGCATCGTGATGCTGCTGGCGAAGGCCGACTCGCTGCGCGACGTCATCGCCTTCCCCAAGACCGGCGGCGGCTACGACCCGCTCACGGCCGCGCCCGCGCCCATCACGGCACAGCAGCGCAAGGAAGCCGGCATCGACGCCAAGCCCCAGGGCGCGAAGTCCGAGAACGCCAAGCCCCAGAACGCCGAGGCCAAGTCCCAGGCCGCCGAGCCCCAGAGCGCGAAACCGGCACAGCCCCAGGGCTGATGCTCCACCTCAGGGCCTTGTGCCCGCCGGATCGGACCCCCGAGGTGCTCGCGTACCTGCGAGCACACTCCGGGACCGCACACCTCGTGGTGCACCACGGGGTCGCCCTCGTGCCCGAGGGCGACCTCGTGGAGGCCGACGTCGCCCGTGAAGCCGCGGGCGACATCGTCGACGCGTTGTGCGCGCTGCACCTCGACCGCACGGGCGGGATCACGCTCGAGAACCTCGACACCGCGGTATCCGACGCGGCCGACGCCGCCGAGGAAGCCGCGCCCGGCGAGGGTGCCGACGCGATGGTGTGGCAGGAGCTGCTCGGCCGCACGGGCGAGGAGTCGCGGTGGAGCGTCACGTTCCAGGCGTTCCTGACGATCGCCTGCCTGCTCGCCGCCACGGGCGTGATCACCGACTCGCCGATCACGGTCGTCGGCGCCATGGTGGTCGGCCCCGAGTTCGGCCCGCTGGCCGCCGTCGCCGTGGGCCTGGTCCTGCGGCGCTGGGACCTCGTCCGCCGGGCGGCGATCGCGCTGGCGGTGGGGTTCCCGGTGGCGATGGTGATCACGGGCGTGGCGGTGCTGCTGGGGAGCGTGTCCGGGTTCTTCGACCCGACGAGCATCGTCGACAACTACAACGTCGACTTCGTCTACCAGGTCGGCGCGGCGTCGTTCGTGGTCGCGCTGCTCGCCGGCGCCGCCGGGATGCTCGCGATGACGTCGGCGAAGTCCGCCGCGCTGGTCGGGGTGTTCATCTCCGTGACCACCGTGCCGGCCGCCGGCTACGTGATGGTCGCGGCGGTCGCCGGACGCTGGGACCGCGCGGGATATTCGCTGCTGCAGCTGTTCGTGAACCTGCTCGGGATCGTGCTCGCTGCGGCTATTGTGCTGATACTTCGACGGCGCAAGCAACGTTCCGGCGCCCTGTTACGTCCGCTTTCACGCGGGTGATGAACTACGCGTCGGTTCGCGTGTTCTCGCCCGGATCACTGTGGTCATGGTTGCTCAGTCACGAGTAGGGTCGGTGCCAATGACAGTCGACACCTCCTCCGCCGGCGACGCGGGCGTCGGGGCAGGAGCCGGGCAGCTCGCTGTTGCCGCGGCGGTCGCGGCGGGCGAAGCGGTGCTCTCGCGCCGCTTCGGTAGCGCGATCACCCTGGTGTCACCGGAAGGACTCGAGGGCAGCGGACCGGCCACGGTCGTGCGGGCCCGGGTCGTGTCGTCGTCGTTCGCGCTGCCGCGCACGCTGGTCATCAAGTACTACCCCGACCCGCCCGAGCCCGGCGAGGCCGACCCGTTCGCGCAGGAAGCCGTGAGCTACCAGCTCTTCACGGCGTTGGCGCCCGACGAGCGCATGTGCCCCGAGCTGCTCGCCCACGACGGTCGTCACCGCGTGCTCGTGATCGAGGACCTCGGCCGTGCGCCGACGTTGCAGGACAAGCTCGCCTCGCGTGATTCCCGCGCGGCCGAGCGCGCGCTGCTGTCGTGGGCCCGCTCGCTCGGGCGCCTGCACGCGAGCACCGCCAGCCGCGAAGCCGACTTCAACGCGCTGCTGCGCCGCCTCGGCGGCCCGGTGCGCAACCAGGACGCGGGTCTCGCCGACTTCACCGCGGAGGTGCCGCCGATGCTGGCGGACCTGCTCGACGTGGTGGTCGCCGAGCCGGTCCACGACCGCGTCGCCCAGGCGGTCGCGCAGGCGCGCTCGGCGTCGTTCCGCGCGTTCAGCCCCGTGGACCTGAGCCCCGACAACAACCTCGTGACCGGCTCCGGCGTGCGGTTCCTCGACTTCGAACGCGGCCGTGTGCGCACGGCCCTGGTCGACGCCGCGTACCTGCGCCTGCCGTTCGCCTCCTGCGAAGACGCGCTGGCCCTGCCCGCAGGCATGAGCGAGGCGATGATCGCGGCCTGGCGCGCCGAGGTCGTGTCCGTGTGGCCCTCGTTCGCCGACGACGAGGAGCTCGCCGCGCAGCTCACGATCAGCGAGCTGCTCATGGTCTGGCTCATCACGCGCGAGACGCTGCCCAAGCTCGACCTCAGCCGCCACGCCACGCCCGTGAGCCGCGAGGCGGCGCTCGTCACGTGGTGGCGCGAGCTGGCGAAGCACGCGGGTTACGCACGCCTCACCGACATCGCCGAGCATGCACAGCGCGTGGCGGCGGCGCTCGGCGCGCGGCTGGGACCGCACGCGGACCTCGCGTTCTACCCCGCTTTCCGCTAGCCCGCCACCACCATCACCGGCGGCACACGGGGCTGGGTCGAACTACCCGGATCGGCTCACCGAGGCGCCTGACCATGCGATCGGCGACTCCCGCGGCGGTGGGGGATGGCCCGATTTACCCGAAAGATCCCGTTTCGCGCGGGTGAACACGGGAACCGGCAATCCCGACCCCGCCGGGCGGACAGGACATGCCAAGAGTTTCAGCCCCCGTCCATGCCGCGTTACCTGGTCATCACCGCAGGTGAGTTTCGGTGCCGGATGGTCTTCTGCGTGACCGTGATCAGCGTCGAAGTCACCCGCTTCCCCGAACCCGCCGATCCCGCGCCGCAGCGGCAGACCACCGACGCCGCGCCGGCCGACGAGCCGCGCCGCGCGCGCCGGCTGGCCATGCTGGGGGACTCCACCGCCGTGGGTCTGGGCGATCCGCTGCCGAACCGAGGCGGCTGGCGCGGGGTGGGGCCGCTGGTCGCCGCCGCGCTCGGGGTGGACGAGGACGGGTACCTCAACCCGTCGTTCGAAGGCGCGCGGATGAAGGACGTGCTGACCCAGCAGCTGCCGGCGGTGCTGGAGTTCCGGCCCGAGGTCGCGCTGCTCGTGGTCGGCATGAACGACACGCTGCGGCCCGATTTCGACGCCGAGCAGATCGCCGCCGACCTCACCGAGCTCATCCGCACGCTCGCCGCCCATGGCACGCTGCTGGTGCCGGTGCGCTTCCACGACCACGGCAAGGTGTTCCGCCTCCCGCCGTCGATCAAGCGCGCGCTCAGCGCCCGCGTCGCGGAGCTCAACGAGGTCATCGACGCGGTCGTGGCCGCCGAATGCGTGCCGTGCCTGGACCTCGACGCGATGCCCGGCGCCTACGACCTGCCGTCGTGGAGTGTCGACCGGCTGCACCCGTCGGAGCTGGGCCACCGGATGCTGGCGCTCGGCTACACCGCACTGCTGGCCGAAGCCGGGTTCGCGGTGCCGGAACCCGTGAGCCTGACCTGCTCGGGCGGCGTCCAGCCGAGCACCGCGAGCCACGTCGTGTGGCTCGTCGCGCGGGGCGTGCCGTGGCTATGGCGCCGCGGGCGCGAGTTCCTGCCCTACGCGGTGGCGATCATGTGGCGGTCGTTCCGCGAGCGCGTGGACTGAACACGCGCAACGCTTCCGCGTCCGACACCGGGTTGCGCACGAAGTAGTCCGCCCATTCTTCGATGTCGGCGTACCCCGAGCCAGCCAGCACTTCGCACGCTTTCGCGGTGTCGTAAGGGGTTCGGCGCAGCTGCACGCCGGGGCCGAGCAGGGCCCAGTGCGCACCCGTTGTGCCGTACGGCATTCCGACACTGCCGGGGTTGACGATCCGCGTGCGGTCCGCGAGCCGCACGAACGGCATGTGCGTGTGGCCGCACACCACGGTTTCCGCTGTGACGCCGCCGAGCACCTCCGCCCAGCGGGACAGCGGGCTGTCGACGAGGGCGACTTCCTCGTCGTCGCGTGGGGTCGCGTGGCAGAACAGCACCTCGCCGAGCCCGTCGACGTCGAGCGTGACGGTCAGCGGCAGCGCGGCGAGCAGCTCGACCTGGTCCGGGCGCAGCTGAGCCGCGGCCCACGGCGCGATCGGGTCGGGGATCTGCGTGGTGCCACCGCCGGCCAGTGACACGAGTTCGCGGTCGGCGTTGCCGCGCACCCACACCGCACGTTCGCCGAGCGCCCCGAGCCGGTCGAGCGTCTGCCGCGGCAGGGGACCAGCGGCGTGATCGCCGCACAGCACGACCACGTCGGCCGCCGCGACGTCCGGCTCCGCGAGCACGGCGTCGAGCGCGGGCAGCACCCCGTGGATGTCCGAAAGCACGGCGATCGAGGAGACCATCACCTCAGTCTGCCCGCCGGGACGCCGCCGGCGAGCGGTGTTCGCCGGCGGCGCAACGGTCCAGACGCGCAGATCGTCAAACGCTCAGCGGCAGCTTCGTCACGCCCGTCATCGCCGGGTTGGGCTGGAACGCCGGCGGCTCACCGGGAATCGTGCGCAGCGAGGGGTAGCGGTCGAGCAGGATGTTCAGCGCCGTGCGGCCTTCGAGCCGCGCGAGCGGCGCGCCGATGCAGAAGTGGATGCCGCGCCCGAACGCCAGGTGCGCGTGGGCGATGTCCTCGCGCGTCGGGTCGAACGAGTCCGGCTCGGCGAACACGCGCGGGTCGCGGTTGGCCGCGGCCACCCAGATCATGAGCATCTGGTCGGCCGGGATCGTGGTGCCGCCGACTTCCACCTCGCGGTTGGTCACGCGCGCCACGGCCCCGAACGGCGACAGGTAGCGCAGCGACTCCTCGATCAC
Protein-coding regions in this window:
- a CDS encoding metallophosphoesterase, encoding MVSSIAVLSDIHGVLPALDAVLAEPDVAAADVVVLCGDHAAGPLPRQTLDRLGALGERAVWVRGNADRELVSLAGGGTTQIPDPIAPWAAAQLRPDQVELLAALPLTVTLDVDGLGEVLFCHATPRDDEEVALVDSPLSRWAEVLGGVTAETVVCGHTHMPFVRLADRTRIVNPGSVGMPYGTTGAHWALLGPGVQLRRTPYDTAKACEVLAGSGYADIEEWADYFVRNPVSDAEALRVFSPRARGTTAT
- a CDS encoding phosphotransferase, translating into MTVDTSSAGDAGVGAGAGQLAVAAAVAAGEAVLSRRFGSAITLVSPEGLEGSGPATVVRARVVSSSFALPRTLVIKYYPDPPEPGEADPFAQEAVSYQLFTALAPDERMCPELLAHDGRHRVLVIEDLGRAPTLQDKLASRDSRAAERALLSWARSLGRLHASTASREADFNALLRRLGGPVRNQDAGLADFTAEVPPMLADLLDVVVAEPVHDRVAQAVAQARSASFRAFSPVDLSPDNNLVTGSGVRFLDFERGRVRTALVDAAYLRLPFASCEDALALPAGMSEAMIAAWRAEVVSVWPSFADDEELAAQLTISELLMVWLITRETLPKLDLSRHATPVSREAALVTWWRELAKHAGYARLTDIAEHAQRVAAALGARLGPHADLAFYPAFR
- a CDS encoding SGNH/GDSL hydrolase family protein, translating into MVFCVTVISVEVTRFPEPADPAPQRQTTDAAPADEPRRARRLAMLGDSTAVGLGDPLPNRGGWRGVGPLVAAALGVDEDGYLNPSFEGARMKDVLTQQLPAVLEFRPEVALLVVGMNDTLRPDFDAEQIAADLTELIRTLAAHGTLLVPVRFHDHGKVFRLPPSIKRALSARVAELNEVIDAVVAAECVPCLDLDAMPGAYDLPSWSVDRLHPSELGHRMLALGYTALLAEAGFAVPEPVSLTCSGGVQPSTASHVVWLVARGVPWLWRRGREFLPYAVAIMWRSFRERVD